The region GTGGAGGGCCTGATCACCAACCAGCCCGGCCCGTATAACGTGCGCCTTTCCAACACCAAAGGCTACCTGGAAGCGGGCAGCACGCCGGGCGTGAACGGTGCCCTGGTGATCGTTTCTGATAACCACGGCCTTATCGATACGCTCCGGCAGGTGAGCGAAGGAGTATACCAGACCACAAAACTGCAGGGCACGTCTGGCTCAACTTACTACTTTAAAGCCATTGTCAACGGAAATGAATACACGGCCCAAAGCTTTATGCCTACGGTTTCTCCCCTCGACTCCCTGACATTTGAGTACCAGACAGCCATGGACGAGGAAGACGAAGGCTACCACCCGTTCATCCACTTCCGCGACCCATTGGGCAAAGGCAACTACTACCGCTGGAACATTTATGTGAACGATGTGCCGGAACCCGGCGAACTGGCCGTGTTGAATGATGAGCTTTACGATGGCAACTACGGCCACGCAGACATGGGCTTTGCCCTGAAAAAAGGTGACAAGCTAAAAGTGGAAATGTATGGCATTGATAAACCAGCCTATAAATTCTGGCTTGCCCTGGTGAACCAGCAAAACGCCAGCGGCGGCCCCTTTGAAAGCACCCCCGCCAATGCCCCGGGCAACATCAGCAACGGAGCCATGGGGTATTTCGGTGCCTCGGTTGTTTCGGTTATTGAAGGAGTGGTGGAGTAGATTTCAAAGAATAAAGTACCGGCGGTCCTCAACACACAGCAGCCTCGCCGGGTATGCGGAGAGGCTGCTGTGTGTTAAAGCTGGTAACTCAACCAATGTTATCATAATTTCAGCCGCACCTCCAGCTTGGGGTGCCGGCCATTGTTACTTTTTCTTGCTGCGGATAGCCCCATAGAGCACCGGGCTGAAATAGCGCAGATTCTCCAACACGCAAATCATGCTATAGAATTTGCCCGGGTCTATCACCTGCTCCTCAGCCATGGCGGCGATAATAGCATCCAGGGCATCCGTATAGTTGTCGTTAAATTCTTCTTCCGTCATTCTGATAAGTATACTTCCCTACAGATAACCCCCATCTGATACTTTTGATTTCATACACGCCCCTTGTGTGCTTGAATCAATTACAGGTCAATTATTTATCACCTCTTCAAGCGCCTAACGCAGCATCCCAGTCAATCCGGATCAAAAGTACCATAAACCCGGCTCAAAAATTTAAATTCCTTCCAGAAGGGATAAAAGACGCGGCAAAACACTACTATAAGAAGGATGGCTGCCTTCAAACAGCCACCTGTATTTTAATCAGGCTATAAGAGAGCCAGGGGA is a window of Pontibacter kalidii DNA encoding:
- a CDS encoding DUF4249 domain-containing protein translates to MKKIVLYLTAMLALGFSSCEEVIDYELRSANTKLVVEGLITNQPGPYNVRLSNTKGYLEAGSTPGVNGALVIVSDNHGLIDTLRQVSEGVYQTTKLQGTSGSTYYFKAIVNGNEYTAQSFMPTVSPLDSLTFEYQTAMDEEDEGYHPFIHFRDPLGKGNYYRWNIYVNDVPEPGELAVLNDELYDGNYGHADMGFALKKGDKLKVEMYGIDKPAYKFWLALVNQQNASGGPFESTPANAPGNISNGAMGYFGASVVSVIEGVVE